The DNA segment ACGTTTGGTAATATCTCACAGGAGAATTCGCAATAGCACAGAAAGGAGGAATTTGGGGTTCTTCTCTTGTGGAACAGGAAATCCAATTGATGATTGTTGGCGTTGTGATCCACGTTGGCAACTGCGACGAAAGCACCTGGCCAACTGCGGGATCGGGTTTGGTCGTAATGCAGTTGGTGGCCGTGATGGGCGATACTACGTCGTCTCCGATCCTGGTGATGACGATCCCGTCAATCCCAGACCAGGAACTCTTCGCCATGCTGTGATTCAAGACAGGCCATTGTGGATTGTATTCAAAAGAGATATGGTTATCACTCTAAAGCAAGAACTCATCATGAACAGTTTTAAGACAATTGATGGCCGTGGTGCTAATGTCCATATTGCTTATGGAGCTTGTATTACAATCCAATTCATAACCAATGTCATTATTCACGGTTTGCATATTCACGACTGCAAGCCAACGGGGAACGCCATGGTTCGAAGCTCCCCAAGTCATTATGGATGGAGGACAATGGCTGATGGTGATGGCATTTCCATTTTTGGATCAAGTCATATTTGGATTGACCATAATTCTCTTTCCACCTGTGCTGATGGGCTCATTGATGCTGTCATGGGATCAACTGCCATCACAATTTCTAACAACTACTTCACCCACCACAATGAGGTAAAAGCTTACTACACTTTTGTCCAATGATCCAACAAATGCATGTGAATCACAAATTGGAATTTAGTCTGAAATTGGCTGAGAATCATAATAGGTGATGCTCTTGGGTCATAGTGACTCTTATGTAAGAGACAAGCAAATGCAAGTCACCATTGCTTATAACCATTTTGGTGAAGGTCTCATCCAAAGAATGCCAAGGTACTCCTCTTCTCTTCCCTTcccttctcttcttc comes from the Benincasa hispida cultivar B227 chromosome 5, ASM972705v1, whole genome shotgun sequence genome and includes:
- the LOC120077926 gene encoding probable pectate lyase 8; the protein is MAVSTASSILFLLLLIIFFVQSSFAGDERLQSFNSSSMADQYIKNEHAVDNPEEIASMVDSRIRNSTERRNLGFFSCGTGNPIDDCWRCDPRWQLRRKHLANCGIGFGRNAVGGRDGRYYVVSDPGDDDPVNPRPGTLRHAVIQDRPLWIVFKRDMVITLKQELIMNSFKTIDGRGANVHIAYGACITIQFITNVIIHGLHIHDCKPTGNAMVRSSPSHYGWRTMADGDGISIFGSSHIWIDHNSLSTCADGLIDAVMGSTAITISNNYFTHHNEVMLLGHSDSYVRDKQMQVTIAYNHFGEGLIQRMPRCRHGYFHVVNNDYTHWVMYAIGGSADPTINSQGNRYLAPANPFAKEVTKRVDTYNGVWKHWNWRSEGDLMLNGAYFTPSGAGAAASYARASSLGAKSSSLVGSITSNAGALSCRRGFRC